A region from the Pseudomonas sp. P8_229 genome encodes:
- a CDS encoding VOC family protein, producing the protein MNRPFHAAYHVCDLQQTRIFYRDVLGCTEGRSTETWIDFDFFGNQLSLHLGEPFATTRTGQVGEHKVLMPHMGVVLPLEEWLALAERLTRLGTAFEIPPMIRFAGEPGEQRTMFFLDPSGNPLEVKGFKDFNGLFAH; encoded by the coding sequence ATGAACAGACCCTTTCACGCTGCATACCACGTTTGCGATCTGCAACAGACGCGGATTTTTTATCGGGATGTGTTGGGCTGCACCGAAGGCCGCAGCACCGAGACCTGGATCGACTTCGACTTTTTCGGCAATCAGCTTTCACTGCACCTGGGCGAACCTTTCGCCACTACCCGCACCGGACAGGTCGGCGAGCACAAGGTATTGATGCCACACATGGGCGTGGTGCTGCCGCTGGAAGAATGGCTGGCATTGGCCGAGCGCCTGACACGCCTTGGCACTGCTTTCGAGATCCCGCCGATGATCCGCTTCGCCGGCGAACCCGGCGAGCAACGCACGATGTTCTTTCTCGATCCCAGCGGCAATCCGCTGGAAGTCAAAGGCTTCAAGGACTTCAACGGTCTGTTCGCCCATTGA
- a CDS encoding cation:dicarboxylate symporter family transporter has translation MSNKKTTGLVTRIMIGLAAGVIVGILLNQFPEYKGWFIDNLLQPAGDLFIRLMKMIVVPLVFACMVVGIAGAGSTKALGRVGIKTLVYFFTITSIAIVFGLVVGNVFQPGAGADFSSTLQAPVSGLATSGETQNLGRTLVNIVPDNIVLAMSQGKLLSVLFFAILFGCALSMLPEQQKAPLIAVMQAVSDTMFKVTHLVMHYSPIGIFGLIGVTVASFGLSALLPLAKLIGITYVAVLLFALCVLGVVARMAGIRFFHLIREIRSELLLAYSSAASATVMPQLIEKMERYGAPRPITSMVIPLGYSFNLDGASLFAGLGTLFIAQAYGIELGLADQAMLVLIMVLTSKGAAGVPGFMFIILTATLTAAGLPVEGVAIIAGVYRLMDMPVTALNVLGNALAPLVIARWEGQLKAPQSEAVIATVSPPFKA, from the coding sequence ATGAGCAACAAGAAAACCACCGGTCTGGTCACTCGCATCATGATCGGGCTCGCCGCCGGGGTCATTGTCGGCATCCTTCTCAACCAGTTTCCCGAATACAAGGGCTGGTTCATCGACAATCTGCTGCAACCGGCAGGCGATTTGTTCATCAGACTGATGAAGATGATCGTGGTCCCGCTGGTGTTTGCCTGCATGGTGGTTGGCATTGCCGGAGCCGGCAGTACCAAGGCGCTGGGCAGGGTCGGAATCAAAACGCTGGTGTATTTCTTCACGATCACCAGCATCGCCATCGTCTTCGGACTGGTCGTCGGCAATGTATTCCAGCCCGGCGCTGGCGCGGACTTCAGCAGTACCTTGCAGGCACCGGTCAGCGGACTCGCTACTTCGGGCGAAACGCAAAACCTTGGCCGCACCTTGGTCAATATCGTTCCCGACAACATTGTCCTGGCCATGTCTCAGGGCAAACTATTGTCGGTGCTGTTTTTCGCCATCCTGTTCGGCTGCGCCCTGTCGATGCTGCCCGAGCAGCAGAAAGCGCCGTTGATCGCAGTGATGCAGGCGGTCTCGGACACCATGTTCAAGGTCACGCACCTGGTCATGCACTATTCACCGATCGGCATCTTCGGCCTGATCGGCGTCACCGTGGCGAGCTTCGGTCTAAGTGCCTTGCTGCCACTGGCCAAGCTGATCGGCATCACCTACGTGGCGGTGTTGCTGTTCGCGCTGTGCGTGTTGGGTGTGGTGGCGCGAATGGCCGGGATCCGTTTTTTCCACCTGATCCGCGAAATACGCAGTGAACTGCTGCTGGCTTACAGCAGTGCTGCATCGGCCACGGTGATGCCGCAGTTGATCGAGAAAATGGAGCGTTACGGGGCACCGCGCCCGATCACCAGCATGGTCATTCCATTGGGTTACTCGTTCAATCTGGACGGCGCATCATTGTTCGCAGGGCTGGGCACGTTGTTCATCGCCCAGGCTTACGGCATCGAGCTGGGCCTGGCGGATCAGGCGATGCTGGTGTTGATCATGGTGCTGACATCGAAAGGCGCGGCGGGCGTACCGGGGTTCATGTTCATCATTCTGACGGCAACACTGACTGCCGCCGGGTTGCCGGTGGAAGGCGTGGCGATCATCGCCGGCGTCTACCGCTTGATGGACATGCCGGTGACAGCACTCAATGTATTGGGCAATGCGCTGGCGCCGCTGGTCATCGCGCGCTGGGAAGGCCAGCTCAAGGCACCGCAGAGCGAAGCGGTCATAGCGACGGTCAGTCCACCGTTCAAGGCCTGA
- a CDS encoding formate/nitrite transporter family protein — protein MSTPTDGKTPDLSAQEQHEVEKNQPPRAAVLHEIIRTQGDQELERSIAALWWSALAAGLTMGLSLMGMGLLNSRLPEGDEFKVIASFGYCAGFLAVILARQQLFTENTLTAVLPVMTKPTIRNFGRLIRLWGVVLFGNLCGTILVAYVMLELPIFDSKTDHAFLENGRKVMENHASQMFAKGIVSGWMIATMVWMIPSMESAKMWIIILITYLMALGDFTHIVVGSAEVSYLVFAGELPWSDFWRVFAGPTLAGNIIGGSFIFALISHAQIRSESGAPKTDKPDSDEPREDDADSKAK, from the coding sequence ATGAGCACCCCGACAGACGGCAAGACCCCCGACCTCTCGGCCCAGGAGCAACACGAAGTCGAGAAAAACCAGCCGCCGCGCGCGGCGGTTCTGCATGAAATCATCCGCACCCAGGGCGACCAGGAGCTGGAGCGCAGCATTGCTGCATTGTGGTGGTCGGCGCTTGCTGCCGGGCTGACCATGGGCCTGTCGCTGATGGGCATGGGCCTGCTCAACTCACGCCTGCCCGAGGGCGACGAATTCAAGGTGATCGCCAGTTTCGGCTACTGCGCAGGCTTTCTGGCGGTGATCCTTGCCCGCCAGCAACTATTCACCGAAAACACCCTGACTGCGGTCCTGCCGGTCATGACCAAACCAACGATACGCAACTTCGGTCGGCTGATCCGGTTGTGGGGCGTCGTCCTGTTCGGCAATTTGTGCGGCACGATTCTGGTGGCGTACGTGATGCTCGAGTTGCCGATCTTCGACAGCAAGACCGATCACGCCTTCCTTGAAAACGGCCGCAAGGTCATGGAAAACCACGCCAGCCAGATGTTCGCCAAGGGCATCGTCTCCGGCTGGATGATCGCCACCATGGTCTGGATGATCCCGTCCATGGAGAGCGCCAAGATGTGGATCATCATCCTCATCACCTATTTGATGGCGCTGGGCGACTTCACCCACATCGTGGTCGGTTCGGCGGAAGTGTCGTATCTGGTGTTTGCCGGCGAATTGCCGTGGAGTGATTTCTGGAGGGTGTTCGCCGGGCCCACGCTGGCGGGGAATATCATCGGCGGCAGTTTCATTTTCGCCCTGATCAGCCATGCGCAGATCCGCAGCGAGAGCGGGGCGCCAAAGACTGATAAACCAGACTCTGACGAACCCCGCGAGGATGACGCCGACAGCAAGGCCAAATAG
- a CDS encoding acyl-CoA thioesterase, whose product MNFHTRKWVKPEDLNPNGTLFGGSLLRWIDEEAAIYAIVQLGNQRVVTKYISEINFVSASRQGDIIELGITATEFGRTSITLTCEVRNKITRKSILTVEKMVFVNLGEDGLPAPHGRTEIKYVKDQFQEDELVTK is encoded by the coding sequence ATGAATTTCCACACCCGCAAATGGGTAAAACCCGAAGACCTGAACCCCAACGGCACCCTGTTCGGCGGCAGCCTGTTGCGCTGGATCGACGAAGAAGCGGCGATCTACGCCATCGTCCAGTTGGGCAATCAGCGCGTGGTGACCAAGTACATTTCCGAGATCAACTTCGTCAGCGCCTCGCGCCAGGGCGACATCATCGAACTGGGCATCACCGCCACCGAGTTTGGCCGTACCTCGATCACCCTGACTTGCGAGGTGCGCAACAAGATCACCCGCAAGAGCATCCTCACGGTGGAGAAGATGGTCTTCGTCAACCTCGGTGAAGACGGTCTGCCGGCACCGCACGGGCGCACTGAAATCAAATATGTGAAAGATCAGTTTCAGGAAGATGAATTAGTCACCAAGTGA
- the ahcY gene encoding adenosylhomocysteinase — protein MSAVITPADFNDYKVADMSLAAWGRRETIIAESEMPALMGLRRKYSGEQPLKGAKILGCIHMTIQTAVLIETLVALGAEVRWSSCNIFSTQDQAAAAIAAAGIPVFAWKGETEEEYEWCLEQTILKDGAPWDANMILDDGGDLTQLLHDKYPQVLDRVHGVTEETTTGVHRLLDMLAKGELRIPAINVNDSVTKSKNDNKYGCRHSLNDAIKRGTDHLLSGKQALVIGYGDVGKGSAQSLRQEGMIVKVSEVDPICAMQACMDGFELVSPFIDGINDGSEASIDKALLGKIDLIVTTTGNVNVCDANMLKALKKRAVVCNIGHFDNEIDTAFMRKNWAWEEVKPQVHKIHRTGPGAFDAQNDDYLILLAEGRLVNLGNATGHPSRIMDGSFANQVLAQIFLFGQKYADLSPAQKAERLTVEVLPKKLDEEVALEMVRGFGGVVTQLTKQQADYIGVTVEGPFKPHAYRY, from the coding sequence ATGAGCGCTGTTATCACGCCTGCCGATTTTAACGATTACAAAGTTGCCGACATGTCCCTGGCTGCCTGGGGCCGTCGCGAAACCATCATCGCCGAGTCGGAAATGCCGGCCCTGATGGGTCTGCGTCGCAAGTACTCCGGCGAACAGCCGTTGAAAGGCGCCAAGATCCTCGGCTGCATCCACATGACCATTCAGACTGCCGTGCTGATCGAAACCCTGGTTGCCCTGGGTGCCGAAGTACGCTGGTCGTCCTGCAACATTTTCTCGACTCAGGATCAGGCTGCTGCCGCTATCGCTGCTGCCGGCATCCCGGTTTTCGCCTGGAAAGGCGAGACTGAAGAAGAGTACGAGTGGTGCCTGGAGCAGACCATCCTGAAGGATGGCGCACCATGGGACGCCAACATGATCCTCGACGACGGCGGCGACCTGACCCAGCTGCTGCACGACAAGTACCCACAAGTACTGGATCGCGTTCACGGCGTGACCGAAGAAACCACCACCGGCGTACACCGTCTGCTGGACATGCTGGCCAAGGGCGAACTGCGCATCCCGGCCATCAACGTCAACGACTCGGTAACCAAGTCCAAGAACGACAACAAGTACGGCTGCCGTCACAGCCTGAACGATGCGATCAAGCGCGGTACCGACCACCTGCTGTCCGGCAAGCAAGCGCTGGTCATCGGTTACGGTGACGTGGGCAAGGGCTCGGCCCAGTCCCTGCGTCAGGAAGGCATGATCGTCAAAGTCTCCGAAGTTGACCCGATCTGCGCCATGCAGGCCTGCATGGACGGTTTCGAACTGGTTTCGCCGTTCATCGACGGTATCAACGACGGTTCCGAAGCAAGCATCGACAAAGCGCTGCTGGGCAAGATCGACCTGATCGTGACCACCACCGGTAACGTCAATGTTTGCGACGCGAACATGCTCAAAGCGCTGAAGAAGCGTGCTGTTGTCTGCAACATCGGTCACTTCGACAACGAAATCGACACCGCTTTCATGCGCAAGAACTGGGCATGGGAAGAAGTGAAGCCACAGGTACACAAGATCCACCGTACCGGCCCGGGCGCATTCGACGCGCAGAACGACGACTACCTGATCCTGCTGGCCGAAGGCCGTCTGGTGAACCTGGGCAACGCCACTGGCCACCCAAGCCGCATCATGGACGGTTCGTTCGCCAACCAGGTTCTGGCGCAGATCTTCCTGTTCGGCCAGAAGTACGCCGACCTGTCGCCAGCCCAGAAAGCCGAGCGTCTGACCGTTGAAGTACTGCCGAAGAAACTCGACGAAGAAGTGGCCCTGGAAATGGTTCGCGGCTTCGGCGGCGTGGTCACTCAACTGACCAAGCAACAGGCTGACTACATCGGCGTGACCGTCGAAGGCCCGTTCAAGCCGCACGCTTACCGCTACTGA
- the metF gene encoding methylenetetrahydrofolate reductase [NAD(P)H] — translation MSQDRRYSFEFFPTKTDAGQEKLLATARQLATYNPDFFSCTYGAGGSTRDRTLNTVLQLESEVKVPAAPHLSCVGDSKDDLRGLLNEYKAAGIKRIVALRGDLPSGMGMTSGELRHANELVEFIREETGDHFHIEVAAYPEMHPQARNYEDDLANFVRKARAGADSAITQYFFNADSYFYFVDRLQAQGVDLPIVPGIMPITNYSKLARFSDACGAEIPRWIRKQLEAYGDDSQSIQRFGEQVVSEMCERLLQGGAPGLHFYSMNQAEPSLAIWNNLKLPR, via the coding sequence ATGTCCCAAGACCGTCGCTACAGCTTCGAGTTCTTCCCGACCAAGACCGATGCTGGGCAAGAAAAACTGCTCGCCACTGCCCGTCAGTTGGCCACTTACAACCCCGATTTCTTTTCCTGCACCTATGGCGCTGGTGGTTCGACCCGTGATCGCACCCTCAACACCGTTCTGCAACTGGAAAGCGAAGTCAAAGTACCGGCCGCACCGCACCTGTCGTGCGTCGGCGACAGCAAGGACGACCTGCGCGGCCTGCTGAACGAGTACAAGGCAGCCGGTATCAAGCGCATCGTTGCCCTGCGCGGCGACCTGCCGTCCGGCATGGGCATGACCAGCGGCGAGCTGCGTCACGCCAATGAACTGGTGGAATTCATTCGTGAAGAAACCGGTGATCACTTCCACATCGAAGTCGCCGCTTACCCGGAGATGCATCCGCAAGCGCGCAACTACGAAGACGATCTCGCCAACTTCGTGCGCAAGGCCCGCGCCGGTGCCGACAGCGCGATCACCCAGTACTTCTTCAACGCCGACAGCTACTTCTACTTCGTCGACCGTTTGCAGGCGCAGGGTGTCGATCTGCCGATCGTGCCGGGGATCATGCCGATCACCAACTACAGCAAGCTGGCACGTTTCTCAGATGCCTGCGGTGCGGAAATCCCGCGCTGGATCCGCAAGCAACTGGAAGCCTACGGCGATGACAGCCAAAGCATTCAGCGCTTTGGCGAGCAGGTCGTCAGCGAAATGTGCGAACGTCTGCTGCAGGGTGGCGCACCGGGGTTGCACTTCTATTCCATGAACCAGGCCGAACCGAGCCTGGCGATCTGGAACAACCTGAAGCTGCCGCGCTAA
- a CDS encoding substrate-binding periplasmic protein, with the protein MPLITQLFAVLVFACLSFAARGEKLRIVTEPWAPYVYEEGGKNLGLDYETTAIVFKRLGIEVEWQFLPWKRCLSMLETGQADGALDIFHSAERDATLLYPSEPLSDVEFVMFYANDRPHPFHKLEDLKGLTIGTSPGYLYSPDFSESLLFTREPAPTHEANFGKLLRGRIDLLITDRRVGQHLLDQLNIRDQITENPTVISRQSQFLAVRRNAGMDLLVQRFGAELKRFKREPAYAELSARYGAAPAGTAPLGNASASRKTVEQQESSAQ; encoded by the coding sequence ATGCCTTTGATCACGCAGTTATTCGCCGTGCTGGTTTTTGCTTGCCTGAGCTTTGCCGCTCGGGGCGAGAAGTTGCGTATTGTCACCGAGCCATGGGCGCCTTATGTCTACGAAGAGGGCGGCAAGAACCTCGGGCTGGACTACGAAACCACTGCCATTGTGTTCAAGCGCCTGGGGATCGAGGTCGAGTGGCAGTTCCTGCCATGGAAGCGCTGCCTGTCGATGCTTGAAACCGGCCAGGCCGACGGCGCGCTGGACATCTTTCACAGCGCCGAACGCGACGCCACCCTGCTCTACCCCAGCGAACCGCTGTCGGACGTCGAGTTCGTGATGTTCTACGCCAACGACCGCCCGCACCCGTTCCATAAGCTCGAAGACCTCAAAGGCCTGACCATCGGCACCTCGCCGGGATATCTGTACAGCCCGGACTTCAGCGAATCCTTGCTGTTCACCCGTGAACCGGCGCCAACCCACGAGGCGAACTTCGGCAAACTGCTGCGCGGGCGCATCGACTTGCTGATCACCGATCGCCGTGTGGGTCAGCATTTGCTCGATCAACTGAATATCCGCGATCAGATCACCGAAAACCCCACCGTCATTAGTCGTCAGAGCCAATTTCTGGCGGTTCGACGCAATGCCGGGATGGATCTACTGGTGCAGCGTTTCGGCGCCGAACTCAAGCGTTTCAAGCGTGAACCGGCCTATGCCGAGCTGAGCGCACGCTACGGCGCAGCCCCGGCCGGCACCGCGCCGCTGGGCAACGCCTCGGCCAGCCGCAAAACCGTTGAGCAGCAGGAAAGCAGCGCGCAGTGA